In Paractinoplanes brasiliensis, the following proteins share a genomic window:
- the bcp gene encoding thioredoxin-dependent thiol peroxidase — protein sequence MTETVRLSAGDPAPDFSLPTDNGDRLTLKDLRGRKVVLYAYPAAMTPGCTTQACDFRDSLGSLQAAGYEVVGISPDAPAKLAKFRERDAITFPLVSDEDRSVLTAYGAFGEKKNYGKTVMGVIRSTFVIDENGVIERALYNVKATGHVAKLRRDLGVDS from the coding sequence CTCCGCCGGCGACCCGGCGCCCGACTTCAGCCTGCCGACCGACAACGGCGACCGGCTCACCCTCAAGGACCTGCGCGGACGCAAGGTCGTGCTGTACGCCTACCCGGCCGCCATGACCCCCGGCTGCACCACCCAGGCGTGTGACTTCCGCGACTCGCTGGGCTCGCTGCAGGCCGCCGGTTACGAGGTCGTCGGCATCTCCCCCGACGCCCCGGCCAAGCTGGCCAAGTTCCGCGAGCGCGACGCCATCACGTTCCCGCTGGTCAGCGACGAGGACAGGAGCGTGCTGACCGCGTACGGGGCGTTCGGCGAAAAGAAGAACTACGGCAAGACGGTGATGGGCGTCATCCGGTCGACCTTCGTGATCGACGAGAACGGCGTCATCGAGCGGGCCCTCTACAACGTCAAGGCGACCGGCCACGTCGCCAAGCTGCGCCGCGATCTGGGCGTCGACTCCTAA
- a CDS encoding GNAT family N-acetyltransferase has protein sequence MPVEFVLDPPLTDELRASIVTLWVDVTNAGGAVGFVAPVRRDDVEPVAEAAFAGVRAGVDHLLLGLDDGEPVALLFVVSNRFALKEHWRVLKRVMVTPGRQGHGYGAALMREAERVARQMGLAGIQVTVRGGAGTEKFYERLGYREVGRIPGALRVGPGDDRDEIQMWMPLG, from the coding sequence ATGCCTGTTGAGTTCGTTCTGGATCCTCCGCTCACCGACGAGCTCCGCGCGAGCATCGTCACGCTCTGGGTCGACGTCACCAACGCCGGCGGGGCTGTCGGGTTCGTCGCGCCCGTCCGGCGTGACGACGTCGAGCCCGTGGCCGAGGCCGCCTTCGCCGGGGTGCGGGCCGGCGTGGACCACCTGCTGCTCGGTCTCGACGACGGCGAGCCGGTCGCGCTGCTGTTCGTGGTGAGCAACCGGTTCGCGCTCAAGGAGCACTGGCGGGTGCTCAAACGGGTCATGGTGACGCCCGGACGGCAGGGCCACGGCTACGGCGCCGCGCTGATGCGCGAGGCCGAGCGGGTCGCCCGGCAGATGGGGCTGGCCGGCATCCAGGTGACAGTGCGCGGCGGCGCTGGGACGGAAAAGTTCTACGAGCGCCTCGGCTACCGCGAGGTGGGCCGGATCCCGGGCGCGCTGCGGGTGGGGCCGGGTGACGACCGGGACGAGATCCAGATGTGGATGCCGCTGGGCTGA
- a CDS encoding expansin EXLX1 family cellulose-binding protein, with protein MTGSRLFSPRWLAAGGAVFLAAILGVTLVLQNSGAACAAPPSTTAKKGKATYFFLEGTLGNCSFPSPPADDLYVALGQHNEYSSGAACGTYIDVTGPKGKTRVKVIDSCPECPAGHLDLSLTAFKKIGVKSDGIIPITYKAVPGASVPGPISVRVKEGSSQYWLSVLIDNHSNQLASVKVAGKGGSFKSASREDFNYWTIPSGAGNGPFKVKITDVYGNSVTVPDIKLAIGKTQKTTAKLGGSVVRRPEVSTPDKKTEKKTTPATKKPTVKPTTKPSTTTASAAPLLEEATVEPTTQQPAQLDANLTADAPRCS; from the coding sequence GTGACCGGATCTCGTCTGTTCTCGCCCCGATGGCTCGCCGCCGGGGGCGCTGTCTTCCTCGCCGCAATTCTGGGGGTCACGCTCGTGCTCCAGAACAGCGGCGCCGCCTGCGCCGCCCCGCCGTCGACCACGGCCAAGAAGGGCAAGGCGACGTACTTCTTCCTCGAGGGCACGCTCGGCAACTGCTCGTTCCCGAGCCCGCCCGCCGACGACCTGTACGTGGCACTGGGCCAGCACAACGAGTACTCCAGCGGCGCGGCCTGCGGCACGTACATCGACGTGACCGGGCCGAAGGGCAAGACCCGCGTCAAGGTCATCGACTCCTGCCCGGAGTGCCCGGCGGGTCACCTGGACCTGAGCCTCACGGCGTTCAAGAAGATCGGCGTGAAGTCCGACGGGATCATCCCGATCACCTACAAGGCGGTTCCCGGCGCGTCAGTCCCAGGTCCCATCTCCGTACGGGTGAAGGAAGGCTCCTCGCAGTACTGGCTGAGCGTGCTGATCGACAACCACAGCAACCAGCTCGCCTCGGTCAAGGTCGCGGGCAAGGGCGGCAGCTTCAAGTCCGCGTCGCGCGAGGACTTCAACTACTGGACGATCCCGAGCGGCGCCGGCAACGGCCCCTTCAAGGTCAAGATCACCGATGTGTACGGGAACTCGGTCACCGTTCCCGACATCAAGCTCGCGATCGGCAAGACCCAGAAGACCACGGCCAAGCTCGGCGGCAGTGTCGTCCGCCGGCCCGAGGTCTCCACGCCGGACAAGAAGACCGAGAAGAAGACAACGCCCGCCACCAAGAAGCCGACGGTGAAGCCCACCACCAAGCCCAGCACCACGACGGCCTCGGCAGCCCCGCTGCTCGAGGAGGCCACGGTCGAGCCCACCACGCAGCAGCCCGCCCAGCTCGACGCGAATCTGACGGCCGACGCCCCACGCTGTTCCTGA
- a CDS encoding MOSC domain-containing protein, whose translation MRITALYSYPVKGCHRVAHRSAVVEPWGLAGDRRWLMVDADGVGITQRDDPRLTRLTVTPRTSGLVLHAPGMAPLEVDEPVDGPEDFVRVFSSKPPVPVRLAEKEWSSRFLERDARLVWQADPTSRPIESHARVDDRVSLADGFPVLLANEGSLSALNDWLVEAGEEPVPMTRFRPNLVVEGAPPWAEDDWLGRTVRIGEVRFRAAKSCARCVVTTVDQDTGEVGRQPLRILGTHRRFGDGLLFAINLIPDMSGMVYVDDPVEVG comes from the coding sequence ATGCGGATCACGGCCCTGTACTCGTACCCGGTCAAGGGCTGTCATCGCGTCGCGCATCGCAGCGCTGTGGTGGAGCCGTGGGGGTTGGCCGGCGACCGCCGCTGGCTCATGGTCGACGCCGACGGGGTGGGTATCACCCAGCGCGACGACCCCCGCCTCACCCGGCTGACCGTCACGCCAAGAACGAGTGGGCTGGTCCTCCACGCGCCGGGGATGGCGCCGCTGGAGGTGGACGAGCCGGTCGACGGGCCCGAGGATTTCGTGCGCGTGTTCAGCAGCAAGCCTCCGGTGCCGGTGCGGCTGGCCGAGAAGGAGTGGAGCAGCCGGTTCCTCGAGCGGGACGCCCGGCTCGTGTGGCAGGCCGACCCGACCAGCCGCCCGATCGAGTCGCACGCCCGGGTGGACGACAGGGTGAGCCTGGCCGACGGGTTCCCGGTGTTGCTCGCCAACGAGGGTTCGTTGTCGGCGCTGAACGACTGGCTGGTCGAGGCGGGGGAGGAGCCGGTGCCGATGACCCGGTTCCGGCCCAATCTGGTGGTCGAGGGAGCGCCGCCGTGGGCTGAGGACGACTGGCTCGGGCGAACGGTGCGGATCGGGGAGGTCAGGTTCCGGGCGGCCAAGTCGTGTGCCCGCTGTGTGGTGACCACCGTCGATCAGGACACCGGTGAGGTGGGCCGGCAGCCGTTGCGGATTCTCGGCACGCATCGACGTTTCGGCGACGGGTTGCTCTTCGCGATCAACCTGATACCGGATATGTCGGGAATGGTGTATGTCGATGACCCGGTCGAGGTCGGGTGA
- a CDS encoding MerR family transcriptional regulator yields the protein MRIAELADLAGTTVRTIRYYHQIGLLPVPEHRDGVRDYGMSHLARLVRIRWLTRAGVGLTQIAAMIGDPAPPPAGAAPPDPAPVLADLRATVTAVEEQLQRLRDQRDRLRSLIGAVERDGSLSPMPAAIVRFYDHMHAQAADPQTRRVIRRERDFMELAFYRGDMPPESARAYEGFTEAGLAESSALFGRIADRVRRGGDLDDREIDEIATAVIDRVSRHLGADLPRVTRSIDPEMARRAVELYVRLTEPGEQRVARVIGDAVLTMIEKGRAQ from the coding sequence GTGCGCATCGCAGAGCTGGCGGATCTGGCCGGGACCACGGTCCGGACGATCCGCTACTACCACCAGATCGGGCTGTTGCCGGTTCCCGAGCACCGTGACGGTGTCCGGGACTACGGCATGTCGCACCTGGCCCGGCTGGTGCGCATCCGCTGGCTGACCCGAGCCGGGGTGGGGCTGACACAGATCGCGGCGATGATCGGCGACCCGGCGCCACCCCCGGCCGGCGCCGCACCACCGGATCCGGCGCCGGTCCTGGCCGACCTGCGGGCGACGGTCACCGCCGTCGAGGAGCAGCTGCAACGGCTGCGGGATCAGCGCGACCGGCTCCGAAGCCTGATCGGCGCGGTGGAACGCGACGGTTCGCTGTCGCCGATGCCCGCGGCGATCGTCCGCTTCTACGACCACATGCACGCCCAGGCCGCCGATCCACAGACCCGCCGGGTGATCCGCCGCGAGCGGGACTTCATGGAGCTCGCCTTCTATCGCGGTGACATGCCGCCGGAGTCGGCACGGGCGTACGAGGGGTTCACGGAGGCGGGCCTGGCCGAGAGCTCGGCGTTGTTCGGCCGGATCGCGGACCGGGTGCGCCGCGGTGGCGATCTCGACGACCGGGAGATCGACGAGATCGCCACCGCGGTGATCGACCGGGTCAGCCGTCACCTCGGCGCCGACCTGCCGCGGGTGACCCGGTCGATCGATCCGGAGATGGCCCGGCGGGCGGTGGAGCTGTACGTGCGGCTCACCGAACCGGGCGAACAGCGCGTCGCCCGGGTCATCGGCGACGCGGTCCTGACCATGATCGAGAAAGGGAGAGCGCAGTGA
- a CDS encoding ABC transporter ATP-binding protein gives MTELIIDVHGLVKRFGAFIAVDGLDLRAGRGEVHGFLGPNGAGKSTTIRVLLGLYRASAGRVRVLGRDPGRHAAEVTARVSYVPGEVTLWPNLTGQEVLDAFGGLRGSRDATAERRLADAFALDTRRLVRTYSKGNRQKVVLVAAFAARTDLLVLDEPTSGLDPLMEEVFQRCVRDAVEAGRTVLLSSHILAEVEDVCDTVTIIKDGRLVESGRLADMRHLAASTVTARLPARLADSIVARLRQAGVAVEPDAGTIRLAVPRDRVPAVLGVLADADADDITCTPAKLEDLFLRHYEVAAR, from the coding sequence GTGACCGAGCTCATCATCGACGTCCACGGACTGGTCAAACGGTTCGGCGCGTTCATCGCCGTCGACGGTCTCGATCTGCGGGCCGGTCGGGGCGAGGTGCACGGTTTCCTGGGCCCGAACGGGGCCGGCAAGTCCACCACTATCAGGGTGCTGCTCGGCCTGTACCGCGCTTCTGCGGGCCGGGTCCGGGTCCTCGGCCGGGATCCGGGCCGGCACGCCGCCGAGGTCACCGCCCGGGTCTCGTACGTTCCGGGCGAGGTGACGCTCTGGCCGAACCTGACCGGGCAGGAGGTCCTCGACGCGTTCGGCGGTCTGCGCGGCAGCCGCGACGCCACTGCCGAGCGCCGCCTGGCCGACGCCTTCGCGCTCGACACCCGCCGGCTGGTGCGCACCTATTCGAAGGGCAACCGGCAGAAGGTGGTCCTCGTGGCCGCGTTCGCCGCCCGTACGGATCTGCTGGTGCTCGACGAGCCCACCTCCGGGCTGGATCCGCTGATGGAGGAAGTGTTCCAGCGTTGTGTCCGCGACGCGGTCGAGGCCGGTCGCACCGTCCTGCTGTCCAGTCACATCCTGGCCGAGGTGGAGGACGTGTGCGACACGGTGACCATCATCAAGGACGGCAGGCTGGTGGAGTCGGGCCGGCTGGCCGACATGCGCCACCTCGCCGCTTCCACGGTCACCGCCCGGCTGCCCGCCAGGCTTGCCGACTCGATCGTCGCGCGGCTGCGCCAGGCCGGCGTGGCGGTGGAACCCGATGCCGGCACGATCCGGCTCGCCGTACCACGTGACCGGGTGCCCGCGGTGCTGGGCGTGCTCGCGGACGCCGACGCGGACGACATCACGTGCACCCCGGCGAAGCTGGAGGACCTGTTCCTGCGGCACTACGAGGTGGCGGCTCGATGA